CATCAACATCTGACCCGATTGCTTTAGCAGACAAAGCCCGGTATAGGTTGGTATAAAATTTTACTTTCTGCAAGTAATCATCGGTTTCAATCTCTACACGCCCCAAAAGCTCATTCCATACTTTCCGCTGATTAGCTACTACTTCTTCAAAATTCCACTTAAAAGGCTTATTAATTTCAGTTTCCAGATTATTACGTGCACCGGATAAATCCACTAATGACACCCCCGTTCTAACTTTAACTTCCTCTCCTTCTTTTGTTTTATAATTCAGAAAGATTCCCAAATCACCTTTGCCACTAATTTCATTTATGTTTTGATGGATTTCCGGAGCAGAAGTAAACTCATGATCCCTATGCCATTCGGGTATATAGGCTTTAACAGGCACTACATTCGAATTCACCCAACCTCCCATTGAAAGGAAAGGTTTGCTGAATTGTACCACAAAATAAACTGTATAGGATTGTTCAAGTGAATAACCTGTAAAAGCATTGTAATAGGTGGCGAATCCTTCAATTTCCGTATTGCTCACCTTGGTTATTTTGGCACTTACAAGGTTATGTGGATATTCGTTGGGAGTAAATAAATCAATTAAGATGCGGGCGCTGTCCATTTTAGGAAAAGTATAACGTTGCATTGAGGCCCGCTTGGTGGCTGTAATATCGGCCTGAATACGGGTATCAGTCATAAAAACACTGTATTTCCCAATTTGCCCCTTTTCTGATTTTTTATCAATTCTTGAACGGTATCCTCCATCCGGATCATCTTCTTTTCCTGGATTTACCTGAAGCTTCCCTCCTGTGGGCATCATTAATAATCCGCATAGGGTCCAGTCTGAAAAATGACTAAACCCCATAATATTATCTATGGTGTATTCATAACCCGCTTTCCAGGTCTCATCCTGATTATCAGGGGCTATTTGTACCATACTTAACGGCAGAGAAGGTCCGGGTTTGAACATCCACCTTGAATTACCTGTCCCAATTAGCAGATCCACATAGTCAGCATAGGTATGCAACGGCCTAGACGAACGTAATATAGTGCCTTTATAAATGATGTTATTCCCTGCAGATATAGTAATAGCTTTACTAACTGACTTTGCCGATGATTTTAGAGCAGGCATAGGTACTTCTAAAATACTATGTCCCTTTTCAACAGTTTTATTTATAGAAGGAAGTCCTTCAATTGCAATTTTTATTTTCTGATTTGCATCAAACTGATGAATATCAATTATCAAAGGTTGTACTCGTTTTAGCCCTTGTAAATATTCAAAATCAGCTGATTTAGCTGAGAGTATTAACGAACTGAATGCAGCACCTATTCTCACAGGCGACTCGGTCTCAAAATCAATGTAATCAAAAATTGCCCAGGATCCGGTTGTGCAGCCTAGCTGAATGGTGTTCAATCCTTCTTTTAACCATTTTGAGGGTACATTAATTTTAATTGTTTGTATTTTTCCAAGTGCCAAAGAGTCTGTCAACAGTTTTCCGCTTCCTGGTTCCAATTGCTTTTCAGTACGATGCCCATTAATGTTAACTCGAACTTTAGGAGCATTCTTATTGGCAACATCGGCCAAACCAATGGTAAGCACATATTTTTCCTGAGCTAAAGGCTTAGGTAACGAAAAGAAAATACGTGGAAAATGACGAGGATGAAATCCGGCCCAATAACCGCCCCCGCTCCAACTATCTAATGGACCCGGTAATACAAAGGGCCAATGTTTAGCTGCGGAAGAATAACCTACATTAAACACAGTGTTTTCACCCCCAAAATTTGCCACAAAGCTTTTATAACCTGAAGTACCAAGGGCAAATTCATTTCCTCGGTGATTATTCTCACCTATATGCCAAACAATTTGCTGTTGGGCAGTAGCCTGTAAAACTGATACAAAAAAAATAAGAAAAATAAATTTCGGCATTGTATTTATGTTATTTACTGATAATGTCC
Above is a window of Solitalea lacus DNA encoding:
- a CDS encoding GH92 family glycosyl hydrolase, producing the protein MPKFIFLIFFVSVLQATAQQQIVWHIGENNHRGNEFALGTSGYKSFVANFGGENTVFNVGYSSAAKHWPFVLPGPLDSWSGGGYWAGFHPRHFPRIFFSLPKPLAQEKYVLTIGLADVANKNAPKVRVNINGHRTEKQLEPGSGKLLTDSLALGKIQTIKINVPSKWLKEGLNTIQLGCTTGSWAIFDYIDFETESPVRIGAAFSSLILSAKSADFEYLQGLKRVQPLIIDIHQFDANQKIKIAIEGLPSINKTVEKGHSILEVPMPALKSSAKSVSKAITISAGNNIIYKGTILRSSRPLHTYADYVDLLIGTGNSRWMFKPGPSLPLSMVQIAPDNQDETWKAGYEYTIDNIMGFSHFSDWTLCGLLMMPTGGKLQVNPGKEDDPDGGYRSRIDKKSEKGQIGKYSVFMTDTRIQADITATKRASMQRYTFPKMDSARILIDLFTPNEYPHNLVSAKITKVSNTEIEGFATYYNAFTGYSLEQSYTVYFVVQFSKPFLSMGGWVNSNVVPVKAYIPEWHRDHEFTSAPEIHQNINEISGKGDLGIFLNYKTKEGEEVKVRTGVSLVDLSGARNNLETEINKPFKWNFEEVVANQRKVWNELLGRVEIETDDYLQKVKFYTNLYRALSAKAIGSDVDGRFTDENEQIRKLSDNKACIVSGEYWNTFWNNQQLFNLVAPEISSQWAKSAIALYKNSGWFNTDPAGVEQTGVMVAMHLASQIQGAWQSGIRDFDLSLAYEGLKKMLTVPPQNYSGGGTVGVEDLNPYQQYGYIPQGMGAVSNTMEYAYDDFCLAQMALTLGKQDDYQRFLNRSNSWKNIMDTVSGFVRPKNKEGKWMSPFDPYHTPGFVEGNSFNYTWFVPHDPNGLISAIGKERFINRLDTAMLKSSKANFNALGDNFSAYPINHGNEPTMQVAYLFNWAGVPHLTQKWVRAIQEQYYGCTPYDAYPGDEDLGQMSSWFVMSAIGLFQMDGGCSAQPVYELGSPRYSKITVHLDGKYNRGKELVIEASDASKENKYIKSASFNGQPLNDFKLLQSEVLKGGKLKLQMVAEPNMKSNLYSLWYYLSK